The Williamsia sp. DF01-3 genome has a window encoding:
- a CDS encoding UvrD-helicase domain-containing protein — protein MTDVVAIELDEDQRRVVEADAEARLVVLAGAGQGKTEVVASRIAHLIDSDGLSASSEILVLSFSRAAVHAVRTRLADRDAAATANVRTFDSFASVLLLEEDQEPTGSFEQRIRQATELLRTAVDTPFLLDDLRHVILDEVQDLVGDRAVFVLAVLKHLAGEAGFTVLGDPLQGIYDFVLDESENATTFNDVLAALETDFDAQRLNLTGNYRARGEGPLRVAQAANALRSASGPADALQTLDSLEASLPRRSEIDDWHFLDTYPGRSAVLCRSNADVMRVSREMSAQGVRHVVRRQAQDFGAARWIAASLSALAGPVETRDAVESALFGAATVDTPDGAWYLLKAAEGDFRKYSQLNMGRLRTRVGSGSVPLTLTQGDDAAITVSTVHRAKGLEFENVLIVDQRYPSDDEDQWQDVRRRYVALSRARDNVELVDIRRSRSSIRSEEWLDERLVESAGPMGKRRARAIEFRSGDVYSDRPVAGGNMDASTIQKTLADLPNGAIVDGVIDVELSNRERPVYSLVVDGNPIGRTGESFGDDFAKAFKVRRGVWPAEISDLMLVSVETTTGDPRLSEQAGVGPGGFWLVPRVVGLAKPIWEVMERVG, from the coding sequence ATGACGGATGTGGTGGCGATCGAGCTCGACGAGGATCAGCGCCGCGTCGTCGAAGCAGACGCCGAAGCGCGTCTCGTGGTGCTCGCAGGTGCCGGCCAGGGCAAAACCGAGGTAGTCGCGTCACGTATCGCACATCTGATCGACAGCGACGGACTCTCGGCGTCGAGTGAAATCCTCGTCCTGAGCTTTTCGCGTGCTGCAGTCCACGCCGTGCGAACCAGGCTGGCGGATCGGGACGCCGCCGCAACTGCCAACGTGCGTACGTTCGATTCATTCGCCTCGGTCCTGCTCCTCGAAGAAGACCAGGAACCCACCGGATCGTTCGAACAGCGAATCCGCCAGGCCACCGAGCTTCTACGAACCGCCGTCGACACCCCGTTTCTTCTCGATGACCTGCGCCACGTCATCCTCGACGAAGTTCAGGACCTCGTCGGTGACCGAGCTGTCTTCGTCTTGGCGGTCTTGAAGCACCTGGCCGGGGAGGCGGGATTCACGGTGCTCGGCGATCCGTTGCAGGGCATATACGACTTCGTCCTGGATGAATCCGAAAACGCAACGACGTTCAACGACGTATTGGCGGCACTGGAGACGGATTTCGACGCTCAGCGGTTGAACCTGACGGGCAACTACCGCGCGCGAGGCGAGGGCCCCCTACGGGTCGCACAGGCTGCGAATGCCCTCCGTTCAGCCTCGGGGCCGGCCGACGCTTTGCAGACACTTGATTCGCTCGAAGCGTCCCTTCCGAGACGGAGCGAGATCGACGACTGGCACTTCCTCGACACCTATCCGGGCAGGTCAGCGGTGCTCTGTCGCAGCAATGCCGACGTGATGCGGGTATCTCGTGAGATGTCTGCGCAGGGCGTGCGGCACGTTGTCCGTAGGCAGGCTCAGGATTTCGGTGCTGCGCGATGGATTGCGGCATCGCTGTCTGCTCTCGCCGGTCCGGTCGAGACGCGCGATGCCGTCGAGTCCGCCCTGTTCGGCGCCGCAACTGTCGACACGCCTGACGGTGCTTGGTACCTCCTCAAAGCCGCCGAGGGCGACTTTCGGAAGTACTCCCAGCTCAACATGGGACGGCTCCGGACGCGTGTCGGTTCCGGATCAGTGCCCCTGACCTTGACCCAAGGTGACGACGCAGCGATCACCGTCTCCACGGTTCACCGAGCCAAAGGCCTTGAGTTCGAGAACGTATTGATCGTGGATCAGCGGTACCCGTCGGATGACGAGGATCAGTGGCAAGACGTGCGCCGTCGCTACGTCGCGCTGAGTCGTGCACGTGACAACGTCGAGCTTGTGGACATCAGACGGTCGCGGTCGTCGATCAGGTCGGAGGAATGGCTCGACGAGCGCTTGGTGGAGTCCGCGGGCCCGATGGGCAAGCGGCGTGCGCGCGCCATTGAGTTCCGATCCGGAGACGTCTACAGCGACCGCCCGGTCGCCGGCGGAAACATGGATGCGTCGACAATTCAGAAGACGCTGGCGGACCTGCCGAACGGCGCGATCGTCGATGGCGTGATCGACGTCGAACTGTCCAATCGCGAGCGCCCGGTCTACTCGCTCGTCGTTGATGGGAACCCAATTGGGCGAACCGGCGAGAGCTTTGGCGATGACTTCGCGAAGGCGTTCAAGGTGCGGCGCGGAGTTTGGCCGGCAGAGATCTCCGATCTGATGCTCGTCTCGGTGGAGACCACGACAGGTGATCCTCGACTGAGCGAGCAGGCAGGTGTGGGTCCCGGCGGGTTCTGGCTGGTGCCGCGCGTGGTCGGACTGGCAAAGCCGATATGGGAAGTGATGGAGAGAGTCGGATGA
- a CDS encoding helicase-related protein, producing the protein MTEVNPLDEKYRFRGEMVDALRVDLVGPSGGEEELIEEAPLSRYIVGALWPKTDDEPDLPDPDSAEADSEAADEGSPVAQARMRFPSSMGMTFSVRATAGAITIAPTAARYELKTDDDQASLGWKRIPLKAQSYSQKLDRPGVYRTEVEPGLELYRFVRPERDGSVTVSVALNNINTSVKGDLRDEASWFQVGFRVDTHLADIVDRTAPRNLGHDADLDSAALMYRNAFNYAIGHGCSAEWDADGIIDGAVSNVETTFIPSHEVHRARPGALDGVDLRMAFLADAPISEVAVNLRAMVSRYRDWITGLVAGLESGTAGVPDELLGVADGHIHEMNRAADRIEAGIRLLEADGEAERAFRLANRSMQLQRARQDWIRSGTEGPVGNGSAAAWRPFQIAYILLNLPGIADPKHDDRDVADLLWFPTGGGKTEAYLGLVAFVILLRRIRNSSAMGVAVIMRYTLRLLTIQQFERASMLMCSLETVRKDNPDLGAGRFSIGLWVGAGATPNSLKDAKASLRRLKNHEELAEKNPVQLTQCPWCGALMNHENYSVQTRPEQYLRIACGTPTCDFRDGLPVHVVDEDVYRARPELVLGTVDKFAMMAWNENVGKLFARDGEGSPPALIIQDELHLISGPLGSMVGLYETAVDAACTITTVSDEANRARPKVIASTATIRRAEKQIQSVFARRAALFPPPGIDPDQSFFAEPATRDELGTRRYVGVMASGTSHATLLVRVYAALLQAAADVEGEDATRDPYWTLLGYFNSLRVLGSANLQVEGDVRERLGVVAGRSNSSKRELGAINELTSRVPSPEIPERLKALERRLGGPVAPDDVVLATNMISVGVDIDRLGLMTVMGQPQASAEYIQATSRVGRQHPGLVVTIFNSARSRDRSHYESFRPFHQALYRAVEATSATPFAARARDRGLHGVLVAMARLLIPELAGNDSAYLAGEYWDDLRELATLIEGRVALVDKGELDATCDEVDALLDVWSKAGDERPYMKYQNKNREAALMIRPEDALTDDDIEYSQREVPWPTLQSMRDVDAESTLYQIPMKRKS; encoded by the coding sequence ATGACTGAAGTGAATCCACTGGATGAGAAGTATCGATTCCGCGGCGAGATGGTCGATGCACTGCGGGTTGATCTCGTCGGGCCATCGGGTGGCGAAGAGGAACTGATCGAGGAAGCGCCGCTGAGTCGGTACATCGTCGGCGCACTGTGGCCCAAGACCGACGACGAGCCAGATCTCCCGGACCCGGACAGTGCCGAAGCCGACTCCGAAGCCGCTGACGAAGGCAGCCCTGTCGCCCAAGCGCGCATGCGTTTTCCATCCTCGATGGGGATGACGTTTTCGGTTCGCGCCACGGCGGGTGCGATCACGATTGCACCGACGGCGGCCCGGTACGAGCTGAAGACGGACGACGACCAGGCCTCGCTCGGCTGGAAACGGATTCCACTGAAAGCGCAGTCCTACAGCCAGAAACTGGACAGACCCGGTGTGTACCGCACCGAGGTCGAACCCGGCCTGGAGCTCTACCGATTCGTCCGCCCAGAGCGGGATGGATCTGTGACGGTGTCGGTTGCGCTCAACAACATCAATACGTCCGTGAAAGGTGACCTCCGAGACGAGGCCTCGTGGTTCCAGGTCGGGTTCCGGGTCGACACGCACCTCGCGGACATCGTCGACCGAACCGCTCCTCGAAACCTCGGTCACGACGCTGACCTGGACAGCGCAGCGCTCATGTATCGCAATGCCTTCAACTACGCGATCGGACACGGATGCAGTGCCGAGTGGGACGCGGACGGCATCATCGACGGCGCTGTGTCGAATGTCGAAACCACGTTCATTCCGTCGCACGAGGTTCACAGAGCCAGGCCCGGTGCACTCGACGGTGTCGATCTGCGAATGGCATTCTTGGCGGACGCGCCGATAAGTGAAGTCGCCGTCAACCTTCGAGCGATGGTCAGCCGATACCGTGATTGGATCACCGGGCTCGTGGCCGGTCTCGAATCGGGTACCGCAGGCGTACCCGACGAACTACTCGGTGTTGCCGACGGCCACATTCATGAGATGAACCGCGCGGCCGACCGCATCGAGGCAGGCATCCGATTACTAGAGGCCGACGGTGAGGCCGAGCGAGCGTTTCGCCTGGCCAACCGCTCGATGCAATTGCAGCGAGCACGTCAAGACTGGATTCGATCTGGGACAGAGGGGCCGGTTGGTAATGGCTCGGCCGCTGCATGGCGTCCCTTCCAGATTGCGTACATCCTCCTCAACCTCCCCGGAATCGCGGACCCGAAGCACGACGACCGCGATGTTGCCGATCTGCTCTGGTTCCCTACCGGCGGCGGAAAGACGGAGGCGTACCTGGGCCTGGTCGCGTTCGTCATCCTGCTGCGCCGAATTCGGAATTCTTCAGCGATGGGTGTCGCCGTCATCATGCGTTACACGCTACGACTGCTGACAATCCAACAGTTCGAGCGGGCATCGATGCTCATGTGCTCGTTGGAGACGGTGCGAAAGGACAACCCAGACCTCGGGGCCGGGAGATTCTCGATTGGTCTCTGGGTTGGAGCGGGCGCAACCCCGAACTCGTTGAAGGATGCCAAAGCATCGCTCCGGCGCCTAAAGAATCACGAGGAGCTGGCCGAGAAGAATCCCGTACAACTCACCCAATGCCCTTGGTGTGGGGCGTTGATGAACCACGAGAACTACTCAGTTCAAACTCGGCCGGAGCAGTACCTTCGAATCGCCTGCGGAACACCGACGTGCGATTTCCGTGATGGACTACCCGTTCACGTGGTCGACGAAGACGTCTATCGCGCACGGCCCGAACTGGTCCTCGGAACAGTCGACAAGTTCGCGATGATGGCCTGGAATGAGAACGTAGGCAAGCTTTTCGCGCGTGACGGCGAAGGATCCCCTCCGGCGCTGATCATCCAGGATGAGCTGCACCTCATCTCGGGACCTCTGGGGTCGATGGTCGGACTGTACGAGACTGCGGTCGACGCTGCGTGCACGATAACGACGGTGAGCGACGAGGCAAATCGCGCACGGCCGAAGGTGATCGCGTCAACAGCGACCATCAGGCGTGCAGAAAAGCAGATCCAGTCGGTGTTCGCCCGCCGGGCAGCACTGTTCCCTCCGCCTGGGATAGATCCGGATCAGTCGTTCTTCGCCGAACCCGCAACCCGAGATGAGTTGGGCACCAGGCGATACGTCGGTGTGATGGCATCCGGTACCAGCCACGCAACACTCTTGGTCCGCGTCTACGCTGCGCTACTACAAGCGGCCGCCGACGTGGAGGGCGAGGATGCAACCCGCGATCCGTACTGGACCCTGTTGGGCTACTTCAACAGTCTCCGAGTTCTGGGTAGTGCGAATCTTCAGGTCGAAGGCGATGTCCGCGAACGCCTGGGCGTGGTCGCCGGCAGGTCCAACTCGTCGAAACGCGAACTCGGCGCGATAAATGAGCTCACCAGCCGTGTTCCCTCTCCGGAGATCCCTGAGCGTCTGAAAGCCTTGGAGCGCAGGCTCGGCGGCCCTGTGGCGCCTGACGACGTCGTGCTGGCCACAAACATGATCTCTGTCGGTGTCGACATCGACCGGCTGGGGCTCATGACGGTGATGGGACAACCGCAAGCCAGCGCGGAGTACATCCAAGCGACAAGTCGTGTCGGCCGCCAGCACCCGGGCCTCGTCGTGACAATCTTCAACTCGGCGCGATCGCGTGACCGCTCGCACTACGAGAGTTTCCGGCCATTCCATCAGGCCCTCTATCGGGCGGTCGAAGCAACGAGCGCAACGCCATTCGCTGCCCGCGCACGGGACAGGGGCCTTCACGGCGTACTGGTGGCGATGGCCAGGCTGCTCATACCGGAGCTGGCAGGCAACGACTCGGCGTATCTCGCCGGAGAATATTGGGACGATCTCCGAGAGCTCGCGACCCTCATCGAAGGGAGGGTTGCGCTGGTCGACAAAGGCGAGTTGGACGCGACGTGTGACGAGGTCGATGCTCTGCTGGACGTGTGGTCGAAAGCCGGCGATGAGCGGCCATACATGAAGTACCAGAACAAGAATCGCGAAGCAGCGTTGATGATCCGGCCAGAAGACGCCCTGACAGACGACGACATCGAGTACTCGCAGCGAGAGGTCCCGTGGCCGACGTTGCAGAGTATGCGAGATGTGGACGCTGAAAGCACGCTGTATCAGATCCCGATGAAGAGGAAGTCATGA